The following nucleotide sequence is from Saimiri boliviensis isolate mSaiBol1 chromosome 6, mSaiBol1.pri, whole genome shotgun sequence.
CAGCACAGGCTCGTCGCCGAAGCAGCGCCGCAGCAGGCGCTGGCGGGCCTCGCGCAGCTCGCGCGCCTCGCGCTCCACGCACGCGCGGCCAGCGCGCGCTACGCGGCGCCAAAAGGTGGCGTTGAAGTGGTCGTAGAGGCCAGCGTCCAGGGCGTTCCAGGCGCGCGCCGCGCGCGCCAGCGCCGCGGGGATGGCGGCCAGGCGGGAGCTGGCGGCGCGCGCGTTGAGCTTGGCGTAGAGCACGTCGTCCAGGTCCCAGGCCAGCAGGCGCCGCAGCAGCACCAGCGACTCGTCGAAGTACTCGGCGATCATGACGAGCGAGAAGACCTCCTCCACCTGGCGGATGAGACCCGCCAGGTAGGCGGCGTCATCGCGCGGGCTGCGCTCGTTGTCGCCGCCCAGGTCGTAGGCCAGCGTGTTGTGCGCGAACATGGCGAAGTGCTCGCCGGCGCGGTAGTAGGCCTCGGGCGCGCGCAGGAAGGCCTCGAGCGAGGCGTTGGGCACGCGCCGGAAGGCCGGGCAGTACTGGTTGTAGTAGCTGAAGAGCGACTCAAACATGGCGGCCGGCTCGCGCAGAATGGTGACGTAGATGGTGCCGGGAGGCATGAGGCGCTCTAGCTCCGCGCGGTCGAAGCGTAAGTGGCTGGCCAGCACGTGCGGCGGCCGCGTGGCCGGGTGCACGAAGTGCGCAGAGAAGTTGCGCGGATAGCAGAACTGGTGCTCGCAGCTCGGGTGCGGCAGGGCCACCGTCAGGTTGTGGCGCTCGGCGAAGCGGAACAGGATGTTCTGCACCGTCGTGCCGGCTGTCTTGTGCGTCTTCAGGAAGGCGACGGTCATGTGCTTGGGGCGCGGCGGCGAGTTCCGCAGAGGAGGGCAGCTCAGAGGGAACAGCTTGGGGTACCTGCCAGGCCCAGGGGGTGTGCAGAGAGGAGGGTCTGAGGGGGCTGCCGCTTAACCCCAGCCCTTTCCCCAAGGACTGTGGGATGCCCCACAGAGGGGCCCCGCCCGGGCTGCACTCATGGAAATGTCAAGGGTGGTGCTGGGTAGCCTCTATGATGCCCCCTATGATCCCTGCTGGCCTCCTGGTGTTCACACCCTTGAGTATTCCCCTGCCCTGAGTGAGGCTGGACATACTGCATCTAAAGAATAGAAgagagggccgggtgcggtggctcaagcctgtgatcccagcactttgggaggccgaggtgggtggatcacgaggtcgagagatcgagtccatcctggtcaacatggtgaaaccccgtctctactaaaaatacaaaaaattagctgggcatggtggctcgtgcctgtaatcccagctactcaggaggctgaggcaggagaattgcctgaacccaggaggcggaggttgcggtgagccgagatcgcgccattgcactccagcctgggtaccaagagcgaaactccgtctcaaaaaaaaaaaaaaaaaaaaaaaaagaatagaagagagCAGAAATAATGGGATGTCACTTCTTAAATTTCATCATAGAAAGAAGGTGGCCAGTATCTTGGTGTCTTTCTTGTAATCCCGGATGAGAGGTGCTGGGGGAAGCATGCTGCCATATAGTGGGCAGCCCTATAGGGAGCTACCACTAAGTAGGAAAAGCCAGCAAGGACCTGAGGCCCTCAGTCTACCAGCCCGCTTGAAGAACTGAAGCCTGTCAAAACCATGTGGAGCTTGGAAGCCGATCCCTTCCAAccaagccttcagatgagactgcATCCCCAGCAAACACCTTGGTTGCAAACCCATGAAAGACCTTGGTCCAGAAGTTCCCAGTAAGCCACACCTGGCTTCCTGACTCCCAAGAACAGATGCTTTCAGCTGCTAAGCTTTAAGGTAATTTGTTTATGCAGAAATTAATAAGGGACAAAGGCC
It contains:
- the GAL3ST3 gene encoding galactose-3-O-sulfotransferase 3, translated to MPPILQRLQQATKMMSRRKILLLVLGCSTVSLLIHQGAQLSWYPKLFPLSCPPLRNSPPRPKHMTVAFLKTHKTAGTTVQNILFRFAERHNLTVALPHPSCEHQFCYPRNFSAHFVHPATRPPHVLASHLRFDRAELERLMPPGTIYVTILREPAAMFESLFSYYNQYCPAFRRVPNASLEAFLRAPEAYYRAGEHFAMFAHNTLAYDLGGDNERSPRDDAAYLAGLIRQVEEVFSLVMIAEYFDESLVLLRRLLAWDLDDVLYAKLNARAASSRLAAIPAALARAARAWNALDAGLYDHFNATFWRRVARAGRACVEREARELREARQRLLRRCFGDEPVLRPAAQIRTKQLQPWQPSRKVDIMGYDLPGGGAGPATEACLKLAMPEVQYSNYLLRKQKRRGGARARPEPVLDNPPPRPIRVLPRVPQGP